In Plasmodium cynomolgi strain B DNA, scaffold: 0038, whole genome shotgun sequence, one DNA window encodes the following:
- a CDS encoding hypothetical protein (putative) yields MQKNCIMYTYRVYNCLFDLNKDDLDNLKKKIEEKYLYDYFSNYNSIKTYETCEHVKLDKYKKYLTEICTFYDEHKKKYECCNGSWLHDCFNYFKCDDNLNPHKLLYKLNNGGTGSCDKLEKEKKPSSSGNSVTSQGEESNIMNTFYTGPCKHIGDGRLMCSLRQASHISPKFPFKPLKYNTDEKYAQNKMNFPTYANPSGVIVQYQENHSTLESNDRNSNDLSPKKIEHVKTENTKNESTDPLNPVSSETQKKPSQTVEVIGGFKWKFGNGTLSCPPKNSNEDKYNLCRYIRNLKETHNIIKNLNMGSVDPLNNNFSQVKNLINFNLIEKTNQRGITMGSNSDSTTNIISNMDYPGNRVHEEHVLNSNYIRVSMVAALILGIIFLFFIYYKVNEN; encoded by the coding sequence atgcaaaaaaattgcattatGTATACTTATCGCGTATACAATTGTTTATTTGACCTAAATAAAGATGACTTggataacttaaaaaaaaagatagaagagaaatatttatatgattattttagtAATTATAATAGTATTAAGACTTATGAAACTTGTGAACATGTAAAATTagacaaatataaaaaatatttaactgaaatttgtacattttatgatgagcataaaaaaaaatacgaatgTTGCAATGGTTCATGGTTACATGATTGcttcaattattttaaatgtgaTGACAATTTAAATCCCCATAAactattatataaattaaacaatGGGGGTACAGGAAGCTGTGATAAGttagaaaaggaaaagaaaccTTCATCATCTGGTAATTCTGTTACTTCTCAGGGTGAAGAATCAAATATTATGAACACATTTTACACAGGACCATGTAAGCATATTGGTGATGGAAGATTAATGTGTAGTTTACGTCAAGCATCGCATATATCTCCAAAATTTCCCTTCAAACCTCTTAAATATAATACggatgaaaaatatgctcaAAATAAGATGAACTTTCCCACCTATGCAAATCCGTCCGGTGTCATAGTTCAATATCAAGAGAATCATTCAACATTAGAATCTAATGATAGAAATTCCAATGATTTGAGCCCAAAGAAAATTGAACACGTAAAAActgaaaacacaaaaaacgAAAGTACGGACCCCTTGAATCCTGTATCTTCGGAAACACAGAAAAAACCTTCACAAACTGTAGAAGTCATAGGAGGATTCAAATGGAAATTCGGTAATGGAACCCTATCTTGTCCtccaaaaaattcaaacgAAGATAAATACAATTTATGCAGATACATtagaaatttaaaagaaacacataatattataaagaatttaaaCATGGGGAGTGTAGATCCAttaaataacaatttttcacAAGTAAAAAACTTAATCAACTTTAATCTAATTGAAAAAACTAATCAAAGAGGTATAACTATGGGTTCAAACTCAGATTCTACAACAAATATAATTAGTAACATGGATTATCCTGGTAATAGAGTACATGAAGAACATGTGTTAAACAGCAATTATATCCGCGTTTCTATGGTAGCAGCTTTAATATtaggaataatttttctttttttcatttattataaagtaaatgaaaattaa